The stretch of DNA ATGTACGGCTGGAAATGGCTCTAGTTGTGGCGGTTCTTTAGTAAAATAATATTTACATAAAAAATTTGTAGGGAGAATTCATGAATTTTCCCTACAGGCAATTGAAAAGTAGCAATGTGAATATTTTTAAGACATTAGTTTAGAGACTCGTATTTCTAAACTTTTAATCACAATATAAATAGAAGGAACTAAAAACAAAGTTAAAACTGTTGCAAACAGTAGTCCTCCAAAGACAGCAGTACCTAAAGACCAACGACTAGAAGCACCTGCACCAGTAGCAATTACTAAAGGAAAAAACCCAACTAAACTAGAAATTGCGGTCATTAGAATCGGACGAAAACGTTCTCTTCCAGCTTTAATTGCTGCCTTAACTAAACCTAGTCCTTGTTCTCTTAATTGGTTAGCATATTCAACAATTAAAATGGCATTTTTACTAGCCAAACCAATTAACATTACTAATCCAACTTGACAGTAAATATTGTTATTAATGATCGGCCAAATACTACCCGTTTGAAGTAGATTAGCTCGAAACCAAATAGCTGCGATCGCACCAAAAATAGCTAGAGGAACAGTTAACATAATAATCAATGGATCGACATAGCTTTCGTATTGTGCAGCTAAGACGAGAAATGCCATGACTAACCCCAGGGCAAACACTAAAGTAACTTGACCGCCTGAATTAACCTCTTCTAAAGCTGTTCCTGTCCATTCGTAACCCAATCCAGGGGATAAGGTTTGAGCAGCAACTTCTTCCATTGCTCGAATCGCTTGTCCTGTACCGTATCCAGGTGCAGGAGAACCTTGGATATTAATAGAGCGAAAGAGATTATAGTGGTTAATAATTTGTGGGCCTGTAAATTCTTTCAGTGTAACTAAGTTATTGAGCGATATCATTTGGTCATCTTGAGAACGAACATATAATTGACCGATATCATTAGGATTGGAACGAGCATCTGATTCTGCTTGCACGTAGACTCGATATTGTCTTTGTCCGAGTACAAAATCATTGACGTAACTAGAACCCAAATAGGTTTGTAGGGTAGAAAAAATATCATCAATATTAATATTAAGAGCTTTAGCGCGATCGCGATTAACTTCAACTTCAATTTGGGGAGTATTGGCTGCAAATTGAGTAAAAGCTGCACCTATTTCTGGTCTTTGGTTGGCTGCTGCTATTATTTGGTTAGCATTTTCAACTAATACAGATAGAGGTAAACCGCGACGATCCTGAATTTGCATTTCAAATCCGCCAAAGCTACTCAATCCTCTTACTGGTGGAGCGTTGATAGCAAAAGCTCTCGCGCCTGTAATATTTTGAAATGCACCATTAACCTGACCTAGAATAGAATAGACTGATTTAGATTCGCCCTTTCTTTCTGACCAGGGTTTGAGTTTGGCAAAGACAAAACCACGATTACTACCATTGCCACCAAAACTAAAACCAGAAAGACTAAAGTAATCTTGAACTTCTTCAATTTTGTCTATTTCTGCACTCACTTGTTCCATTATTTCTTGAGTGTAGTTAAGAGAAACTCCATCAGGAGCTTGAACAATGGTAAAAAAGTAACCTTGATCTTCTTCGGGAATAAATCCTGTAGGAACGAGATTGTATAGAAAGATCGTAAAGATAAACATAGCAGCAAAAGCAGCTACAACAATATATCTAACCGATTTTCTAGTTAAAAAAGTAATGCTTTTGGCATAATTAGTTTCAGTCCAACCAAAACCCTGATTAAACTTATTAAAAAATGAACCTAATAAACCTCTACGTTCATCTTGGGGACTTAATAATACACCCGACATCGTGGGAGTAAAAGTCAAAGCATTGAAAGTAGAAAGTGCGATCGCAAAAATAATAGTTAAAGCAAATTGTTGAAAAATTACTCCTGTTGAACCAGGAAAGAACGCAACAGGCAGAAATACTGCTATTAAAACTAAAGAAGTTGCAATGACTGCTCCACTTAACTCATTCATAGTGTCAATCGCAGCTTGAACAGGTTTGATTCCCCGCTCAACTTTTGTAGCGATCGCTTCTACTACCACAATCGCATCGTCAACTACTATTCCTGTAGCCAATACCATCGCAAACATGGTTAAAGTATTAATTTGGAAATCAAATGCCAAAAGAAAAGCAAAAGCTCCTACCAAACCAACAGGAATCGCGATCGCAGGAATAATCGTTGTTCGCCAATCTTGCAAAAAGATAAAAATAATTAGGACTACTAAAGCAACAGCAATAATTAAAGTCCAAACTACTTCTTCTAAAGAAACTTCCACAAATTCAGTAGTATCAAGGGCAAGCTCATAAGTCAAGCCTGGAGGAAAATCTTCCGCCAATTCTGCTACTTTCGCGTTGACTGCTTTAGCAACATCGAGGGCATTACTTCCAGGAAGTTGAAAAATACCCAACCCAATTGCAGGATAACCATTATATTTAGCAGCAGTATCATAATTTTCTGCGCCTAATTCCGCTCTGCCGATATCTTTGAGTCGAACTAAACCTCCCTCTTCACCAACCTGAATTACCATCTCCTCAAATTCATTAGCAGTTTCATACCTACCCTCTGTGCGTAAGGTAAACTCATACCTTTGATCTTCAGGTGCTGGTTGTTGACCAATTTTTCCTGCCCCCAACTGAACATTTTGTTCTTGCAGGGCATCAACCACATCTTGAGCAGTTAGATTTCTCGCTGCTAAAGCAGCAGGATCGAGCCAAAGACGCATCGCATAACGACGTTCACCAAAAATTCTCGCTCTACCTACCCCTTCAACCCGTTGCACTTGATCCGCAACATAAGTATCTAAATAATTACTCAAAAACAAGTCATCATATTCGCCATTTTTGGCATAAAAAGCGATCGCCATAAGTAAATCTGGAGAAGACTGAACCACACTCACCCCAGTTTGTCGAACTACACTAGGCAAACGAGGTTCGGCTAAAGCAACTCGATTTTGAACATTGACTTGAGCCAGATTGCGATCGCTTGAGACGGGAAAAGTAACATTAATCGCACTAATACCACTATCATTAGTACTAGAAGAAATGTACTGCATCCCCTCCACACCATTGATTTCCCGCTCAATAATAGTAGTAACTGCATTTTCAGTAGTTTGAGCGTCTGCCCCAAGATTAGTAGCAGAAACCTCAATCTGAATTGGAGCAATTTGCGGTAATTGAGAAATCGGCAACAAAGGAATTGCGATCGCTCCTATTAAAACAATAATGATCGAACAAACTGTTGTTAAAACAGGTCGCTTGATAAAAATATCGGCAATACTAAGTAACATGATTATTTAAAAGTTAGTTTAATAGCTATTCAAATCAAGAGAGGCAATAGGTGCGGTGATTTGATTAAATACTAGGTTTCTCCCCCTCTCCCTCAATTATTCTTGCTAGTCAAAGACTCTGGATTAATCGGAGTCCCATCAGATAAATTTAAAATCCCCGATACTACTAATTTTTCTCCTGCTTCTATACCAGAAATAACTTGATAAGCTTGTCCTTGAATTTCACCTAAAGTCACAGGTTTTTGTTTAGCTACTAATGTAGTTTTGCCATCTTCTCCTGTTTGTTCCTGGGCAACAAAAACAAAATTTTGTCCAGCAATTCGGGAAACTGACTCAGTAGGAACTAAGACACCTGATTGTTGCGACCAAATTACCCTAGCTTTAACAAATTGTTCATCAACTAAATTGCCATTGTTAGGAAAAGTTGCCTTAGCTAAAATCGATTGTTGAGTACGATTAACTTGAGGAGCAATAAAACTAATTTTACCTCTAACATTAGCTTGACCGGATTGATCGACAATTTCGACTGGTAATCCCGGTTTTAATTGAGATGCCTGTTCAATCGGAACATTCAAATTCAACTCCAGAGTGTCATTTTGAGTAATATTAGTTAATTCTTGTCCAGCCTCAATATAATCTCCTACTTTGGGAACAATATTACCCACTACACCGTCAATCGGAGCAACCAAACGGTTATAAGACAAATTTTCTTGAGCTACTCCTAATTGAGCTTCAGCCTGATTTTGAGCAGCTTTTTCTCGGTTGATTGCTGCCTCAGCAGCTTTGATTCCTTCTTGGGCAGCTACTAGATTTTTTTGTGAAGCATTAAGAGCTTGTTCTAAAGCATCTTGTTGAGCTTGAGCCGTTTTCAAATCTCGGCTACGTTCATCCAAAAGTTGTTTAGATTCTGCGCCTTCAGTAACCAAAAATTCAACTCTCTTTAAATTTTCCTGAGCCAACTCTACTTCCGCTTCTTGCTGACGTAGATCTGCTTGTTTTTGAGCGACATCTGCTGCTGCTGCTGCCTCTTGTGCTTGAGCAGTTCGCAACTGTGCTATGGCATTATCGAGATTAGCTTTTTGGATATTAATATTAGATACTGCTGCATTAACCTCTTCTTGCGCTTCTGTTAATTGAAGTTGAATTAAAGGTTGTCCTTGGCGAACTGCTTCTCCTTCTGTAGCCGAAATAGAAACTATTCTGCCATCGACTTGAGAAGCTAAAATCACTCTTTGTTTAGCCGTTAAACTACCAACAAACTCAGAACTATCTCTAATTGCAGCACGTTCTAAGTTTTGCAGTTTTACTGGCACTGCTGGAGGTTGAGTTGCTTGAGGAGGCTCTTGTTTGCTACAAGCAGCAGTTAACAAAGTTACTGTGACAATTAGAGCAAATAACCTACCCCTAACCAAAGGTCTGTCATTCATTAGTTATTTATTACTATTAATAATATTTACAGTTTATAAAACTTAACTTTTATTTGCTAACTTAAAATAAATCAAAAATCCTGAATTTGCTATTCACCTTTAGAAAGATATTTTGTCAACTGTGATTTAATCAATCTTGGGCTTGATAATATTACCCGAACAGACCCCAAAAAATCTTGCAAGTTTTTGCTATTTTTAATAAGTTCTTGCTATTTGTAGAATTTTCAAGACAAATTAATTTACAATAAGCTTTTATTTTAATCTAAAATTATAAAGCGATCGCGTAATTGAAAAATTATTATTCAGTACTTATGGTAGAGGTAAACACAGTTCAAAATTGATATAAATTTACATTAGTGATTCTAAATTTATAGGCAAAAAGATATGGCTATATCTCTACAA from Stanieria cyanosphaera PCC 7437 encodes:
- a CDS encoding efflux RND transporter permease subunit, with amino-acid sequence MLLSIADIFIKRPVLTTVCSIIIVLIGAIAIPLLPISQLPQIAPIQIEVSATNLGADAQTTENAVTTIIEREINGVEGMQYISSSTNDSGISAINVTFPVSSDRNLAQVNVQNRVALAEPRLPSVVRQTGVSVVQSSPDLLMAIAFYAKNGEYDDLFLSNYLDTYVADQVQRVEGVGRARIFGERRYAMRLWLDPAALAARNLTAQDVVDALQEQNVQLGAGKIGQQPAPEDQRYEFTLRTEGRYETANEFEEMVIQVGEEGGLVRLKDIGRAELGAENYDTAAKYNGYPAIGLGIFQLPGSNALDVAKAVNAKVAELAEDFPPGLTYELALDTTEFVEVSLEEVVWTLIIAVALVVLIIFIFLQDWRTTIIPAIAIPVGLVGAFAFLLAFDFQINTLTMFAMVLATGIVVDDAIVVVEAIATKVERGIKPVQAAIDTMNELSGAVIATSLVLIAVFLPVAFFPGSTGVIFQQFALTIIFAIALSTFNALTFTPTMSGVLLSPQDERRGLLGSFFNKFNQGFGWTETNYAKSITFLTRKSVRYIVVAAFAAMFIFTIFLYNLVPTGFIPEEDQGYFFTIVQAPDGVSLNYTQEIMEQVSAEIDKIEEVQDYFSLSGFSFGGNGSNRGFVFAKLKPWSERKGESKSVYSILGQVNGAFQNITGARAFAINAPPVRGLSSFGGFEMQIQDRRGLPLSVLVENANQIIAAANQRPEIGAAFTQFAANTPQIEVEVNRDRAKALNINIDDIFSTLQTYLGSSYVNDFVLGQRQYRVYVQAESDARSNPNDIGQLYVRSQDDQMISLNNLVTLKEFTGPQIINHYNLFRSINIQGSPAPGYGTGQAIRAMEEVAAQTLSPGLGYEWTGTALEEVNSGGQVTLVFALGLVMAFLVLAAQYESYVDPLIIMLTVPLAIFGAIAAIWFRANLLQTGSIWPIINNNIYCQVGLVMLIGLASKNAILIVEYANQLREQGLGLVKAAIKAGRERFRPILMTAISSLVGFFPLVIATGAGASSRWSLGTAVFGGLLFATVLTLFLVPSIYIVIKSLEIRVSKLMS
- a CDS encoding efflux RND transporter periplasmic adaptor subunit, with translation MNDRPLVRGRLFALIVTVTLLTAACSKQEPPQATQPPAVPVKLQNLERAAIRDSSEFVGSLTAKQRVILASQVDGRIVSISATEGEAVRQGQPLIQLQLTEAQEEVNAAVSNINIQKANLDNAIAQLRTAQAQEAAAAADVAQKQADLRQQEAEVELAQENLKRVEFLVTEGAESKQLLDERSRDLKTAQAQQDALEQALNASQKNLVAAQEGIKAAEAAINREKAAQNQAEAQLGVAQENLSYNRLVAPIDGVVGNIVPKVGDYIEAGQELTNITQNDTLELNLNVPIEQASQLKPGLPVEIVDQSGQANVRGKISFIAPQVNRTQQSILAKATFPNNGNLVDEQFVKARVIWSQQSGVLVPTESVSRIAGQNFVFVAQEQTGEDGKTTLVAKQKPVTLGEIQGQAYQVISGIEAGEKLVVSGILNLSDGTPINPESLTSKNN